The following coding sequences are from one Novosphingobium sp. Gsoil 351 window:
- a CDS encoding bacterioferritin-associated ferredoxin yields MYVCICNAIREKDLRAAARCCRDGAEDLYARLGRTPQCRQCLDEADDIVAEERSMALLPA; encoded by the coding sequence ATGTACGTCTGCATCTGCAATGCCATCCGCGAAAAGGACCTGCGCGCCGCCGCGCGTTGCTGCCGCGATGGCGCGGAGGACCTCTACGCCCGCCTCGGCCGCACCCCGCAATGCCGCCAGTGCCTCGACGAGGCCGATGATATCGTCGCCGAGGAACGCAGCATGGCGCTTTTGCCCGCCTGA
- the bfr gene encoding bacterioferritin, with product MQGDTKVIEYLNRALTNELTAINQYWLHYRVLHHWGVTKLAEYERHESIDEMKHADTLAERILFLDGLPNFQALHKLKVGETVEEILRADLALEMEAIPLLKDAIAHAESVRDYVSREIFERILESEEEHVDFLETQFDMIERMGLANYVQLQSKPAEAG from the coding sequence ATGCAAGGCGACACCAAAGTCATCGAGTACCTCAATCGCGCGCTGACCAACGAGCTGACCGCGATCAACCAGTATTGGCTGCACTATCGCGTGCTCCACCACTGGGGCGTGACCAAACTCGCCGAATACGAGCGTCACGAATCGATCGACGAGATGAAGCACGCCGACACGTTGGCCGAGCGCATCCTGTTCCTCGACGGACTCCCCAACTTCCAGGCGCTGCACAAGCTCAAAGTCGGCGAGACGGTCGAGGAAATCCTCCGCGCCGACCTCGCATTGGAAATGGAGGCGATTCCGTTGCTCAAGGACGCGATCGCCCATGCCGAAAGCGTCCGCGACTACGTGAGCCGCGAGATCTTCGAACGCATCCTCGAAAGCGAGGAGGAACACGTCGATTTCCTCGAGACCCAGTTCGACATGATCGAACGGATGGGGCTGGCCAACTACGTGCAGTTGCAAAGCAAGCCCGCCGAAGCAGGTTAA